The Castellaniella sp. genome includes a window with the following:
- a CDS encoding DUF2325 domain-containing protein, whose translation MEQSQVSALIVGADRLGNIPDLLRDHNIAISHHISGRDTAHQKKAPNLPSGTELVILLTDFLGHNVMKTFRAAAQRAGVRVMTCRRSVCSMQQALDQCGFCKACPLRQQALDQRMVSMH comes from the coding sequence TCAAGTCAGTGCTTTAATCGTCGGTGCAGATCGGCTGGGCAATATCCCGGATTTGCTGCGTGATCACAATATCGCCATCTCGCATCACATCAGCGGCCGGGACACGGCGCATCAGAAAAAAGCCCCCAATCTGCCGTCCGGCACGGAATTGGTGATTTTGCTAACGGATTTTCTGGGCCATAACGTCATGAAGACATTTCGGGCGGCCGCGCAGCGCGCCGGTGTTCGGGTCATGACCTGCCGACGCTCGGTGTGCAGCATGCAGCAGGCCCTGGATCAATGTGGCTTCTGTAAGGCATGCCCGCTGCGCCAGCAGGCCCTGGACCAACGGATGGTCAGCATGCATTGA
- a CDS encoding C40 family peptidase, translating to MPPPHHAHVRSSSMIVLSRWARLALCAGLVALAGCATQPRQTADASSNHLLRDSYLLSTQADPLGAWLDSKDSLAIDYPRSSAQNTTTPSKTMASTALRFLGVKYRYGGDGPGEGFDCSGLVAYAAEKSLGLKLPRTASSQAQEGISVGRNELRRGDLVFFNTLGRRFSHVGIYLGNQKFVHAPRAGAAIRVENMDISYWRKRYNGARRLKPESATARR from the coding sequence ATGCCTCCACCACATCACGCCCACGTCAGATCCTCATCCATGATTGTCTTGTCCCGCTGGGCGCGGCTTGCCTTATGCGCAGGCCTGGTCGCCCTGGCGGGATGCGCCACCCAACCGCGCCAGACAGCCGATGCCAGTTCCAATCACCTGTTGCGCGACAGCTATCTGCTCAGTACCCAGGCCGACCCACTGGGCGCCTGGCTCGACAGCAAAGACAGCCTGGCCATCGACTACCCTCGGTCCTCGGCTCAAAACACCACCACCCCCTCAAAAACCATGGCCAGCACCGCGCTCAGGTTTCTTGGGGTCAAATACCGCTACGGCGGTGACGGACCAGGCGAGGGCTTCGATTGCAGCGGCCTGGTTGCCTATGCAGCCGAGAAATCCCTGGGCTTGAAGCTTCCCCGCACTGCCAGCAGCCAGGCCCAGGAAGGCATCTCGGTCGGCCGCAATGAACTACGGCGCGGCGACTTGGTGTTCTTCAATACCCTGGGACGTCGATTCTCCCATGTGGGCATCTATCTGGGGAATCAGAAATTCGTGCACGCCCCGCGTGCCGGTGCCGCCATCCGGGTCGAGAACATGGATATCAGCTACTGGCGCAAACGCTATAACGGCGCCCGTCGCCTGAAGCCCGAATCCGCCACCGCACGGCGCTGA